In Mastigocladopsis repens PCC 10914, a single window of DNA contains:
- a CDS encoding S-layer homology domain-containing protein codes for MTNMRPSDPKSSQTNTLGFDEFIGILVAFTTIGFILFWSFSRRDSGWNITSLVSPSPTPSASSITPVIPTTPEQQLSFIIPGVKPTVTRSPTDENTFKDELPPVSNLSPDPLQTEDPSSSQTRTTEQYSVIPPGEKLPTIPPPLAFTDVPAEFWGRRFIDVLSSRAIIKGFPDYSFRPNQPVTRAEFAAIVQQAFDKRHGGTATNFKDVAAEFWATPAINQALSTGFLKGYPDTTFKPQQKIPRVQVLVALASGLNLKVPPSPAKVLSVYKDVKDIPKYALDKVAAATENGLVVNYPDPQVFAPNQEATRAEVAAMVHQALVRMGKLPSIKSQSIVTAR; via the coding sequence ATGACAAATATGCGTCCTTCAGATCCGAAGTCATCTCAAACGAATACCCTTGGCTTTGATGAATTTATTGGTATTCTTGTTGCGTTTACAACCATCGGATTTATTCTATTTTGGTCATTTTCCCGTAGGGATTCTGGTTGGAACATAACTAGTTTGGTGTCACCCTCCCCTACTCCCTCTGCTTCTTCTATAACTCCGGTTATCCCTACTACTCCTGAGCAACAACTTTCATTTATTATTCCTGGTGTTAAACCAACAGTAACTCGATCGCCAACTGATGAGAATACTTTTAAAGATGAGTTACCTCCGGTTTCTAATTTATCCCCAGACCCGTTACAAACAGAAGACCCGTCATCATCTCAGACGAGAACTACAGAACAATATTCTGTGATCCCTCCTGGTGAAAAATTGCCAACAATTCCCCCACCACTCGCTTTTACAGATGTACCTGCTGAGTTTTGGGGACGACGTTTTATTGACGTTCTTTCTTCTCGTGCGATTATCAAAGGCTTTCCTGATTACTCCTTTAGACCTAATCAGCCTGTAACCCGTGCTGAATTTGCTGCCATTGTGCAACAAGCCTTTGACAAAAGACATGGTGGTACTGCAACAAATTTTAAAGATGTAGCAGCAGAATTTTGGGCAACTCCAGCGATTAACCAAGCCCTCAGTACTGGATTTTTAAAAGGCTATCCAGACACAACCTTCAAACCACAGCAAAAGATTCCGCGAGTACAAGTTTTAGTTGCTCTTGCTAGTGGGTTGAATCTGAAAGTACCTCCTTCCCCAGCTAAAGTTTTAAGTGTCTACAAAGATGTCAAAGATATTCCTAAATACGCCCTTGATAAAGTAGCAGCGGCTACAGAAAATGGTCTTGTGGTGAACTATCCAGACCCACAAGTCTTTGCTCCAAATCAAGAAGCTACCCGTGCTGAGGTAGCTGCTATGGTTCATCAAGCTTTGGTGCGAATGGGAAAATTGCCATCCATCAAATCTCAAAGCATTGTGACAGCGCGTTGA
- a CDS encoding CAAD domain-containing protein encodes MEAQMQEPEIVETKSPEATMPTINNQTGSITKVQPSAQSQEQWLKYGEQVSGFLATLPDYLGSFFNRYKQPLISVGLIVTAIVAVKVVLAVLDALNDIPLVAPTFELIGIGYSAWFVYRYLLKASNRQELTNEIATLKSQVVGKVQEG; translated from the coding sequence ATGGAAGCCCAAATGCAAGAACCGGAAATTGTGGAAACTAAGTCTCCAGAGGCAACAATGCCAACCATTAACAACCAAACAGGAAGCATAACCAAAGTCCAGCCAAGCGCGCAGTCTCAAGAGCAATGGCTAAAATACGGAGAACAAGTTTCTGGCTTTTTAGCGACACTGCCCGACTATCTAGGAAGCTTTTTTAATAGATACAAACAGCCCCTGATTAGTGTTGGTTTGATTGTGACAGCAATTGTTGCTGTGAAGGTGGTCTTGGCGGTATTGGATGCTTTGAATGATATTCCCTTAGTAGCACCTACCTTTGAACTAATTGGTATTGGTTACTCTGCATGGTTCGTTTACCGCTATTTACTCAAAGCTTCAAATCGGCAAGAGTTAACCAATGAAATTGCAACGCTTAAATCACAAGTTGTTGGCAAAGTTCAAGAAGGCTAA
- a CDS encoding pentapeptide repeat-containing protein, translated as MKIKLLAALTLATPLLLTTSVKAANPQHVQKLISTGECTRCDLSGANLSGAHLIGADLRDANLKGANLTKANLEGADLTGANLAGANLTSAFATNVNFKQANLNRANFTRATIHDSNVYGASMNDLNITNAEIFNTGIGIGGEDAEIPDWK; from the coding sequence ATGAAAATCAAACTTCTAGCAGCTCTAACCTTAGCAACTCCCCTGCTCTTAACGACTTCAGTTAAGGCTGCTAATCCGCAACACGTACAAAAGCTAATTTCAACTGGGGAATGTACTAGGTGTGATCTATCAGGAGCAAACCTCAGTGGTGCTCATTTAATTGGTGCTGACTTGAGAGATGCAAATCTCAAGGGAGCCAATCTGACAAAGGCAAATCTTGAAGGCGCTGATCTAACGGGTGCTAATTTGGCTGGAGCCAACTTAACGTCAGCTTTCGCAACAAATGTTAATTTCAAGCAAGCCAATCTTAACCGTGCGAATTTCACTCGTGCTACGATTCATGACTCCAATGTGTATGGGGCGTCAATGAATGACCTCAATATTACCAATGCGGAAATATTTAACACAGGTATCGGCATCGGTGGTGAAGATGCAGAAATTCCCGATTGGAAATAG
- a CDS encoding S-methyl-5'-thioadenosine phosphorylase has product MAETRIGIIGGSGLYKMDALKNVEEVQVQTPFGSPSDALIVGTLEGTRVAFLARHGRNHTLLPSELPFRANIYAMKQLGVEYLISASAVGSLKEEVKPLDMVVPDQFIDRTKNRVSTFFGEGIVAHIAFGDPVCKNLAGVVAEAIASLNLPDVTLHRGGTYVCMEGPAFSTKAESNLYRSWSATVIGMTNLPEAKLAREAEIAYATLALVTDYDCWHPDHDSVTVDMVIANLQRNAVNAQKVIQETVGRLSDNPPSSDAHSALKHAILTNLEKAPAATKEKLGLLLKKYM; this is encoded by the coding sequence ATGGCAGAAACTCGTATTGGAATTATTGGTGGCAGCGGTTTATACAAAATGGATGCCCTCAAAAATGTCGAAGAGGTGCAAGTCCAAACGCCCTTTGGTTCACCGTCTGATGCTTTAATAGTGGGAACTTTAGAAGGTACGCGAGTCGCTTTTTTAGCGCGTCATGGTCGCAATCATACGCTGTTACCTTCCGAGTTGCCATTTCGCGCCAATATCTATGCAATGAAGCAACTGGGTGTGGAGTATTTAATCTCTGCCTCAGCTGTTGGTTCATTGAAGGAAGAAGTGAAACCACTGGATATGGTAGTTCCCGATCAATTTATTGATAGAACGAAAAATCGGGTTTCAACGTTTTTCGGTGAGGGAATTGTTGCTCATATCGCTTTTGGTGATCCAGTTTGTAAGAATTTAGCAGGGGTTGTCGCAGAGGCGATCGCCTCTCTAAACTTACCCGATGTTACTCTGCATCGTGGCGGTACTTATGTGTGTATGGAGGGACCAGCATTTTCGACAAAAGCGGAATCAAATCTTTACCGCAGCTGGAGTGCAACGGTGATTGGCATGACAAATTTGCCAGAGGCGAAGTTAGCACGGGAAGCAGAAATTGCCTATGCCACCCTAGCACTGGTGACAGATTACGATTGTTGGCATCCAGATCACGATAGCGTGACGGTGGACATGGTTATTGCTAATTTGCAGCGAAATGCAGTCAATGCTCAGAAAGTCATTCAAGAAACGGTGGGGCGTCTGAGCGACAACCCACCCTCAAGTGATGCACATTCGGCGTTAAAGCACGCGATTTTGACCAACCTGGAGAAGGCTCCAGCAGCCACTAAGGAGAAGTTGGGGTTGTTGTTGAAAAAGTATATGTAG
- a CDS encoding peptidoglycan-binding domain-containing protein codes for MEKIGFLQLVSANEASARNEDVPVRVNFDFFAELNWKKLSSGVAIHLLSVTLTLAVLSIAERASALEKGSSGSQVSEIQRCLSRLGYYNGPVTGNFASLTENAVIRFQRANGLPAIGVVGPRTQQLLQSQCQSRRPSGNTSGDLQPGSTGQAVTRLQQNLRRLGYFNGPITGYFGSETQQAVIRFQQARGIRADGVAGARTKEAIRLSLNRNNSPDNNSPNGIGGDSLPNALNLGDSGGQVRELQQDLQQLGYFRVNPTGYFGPTTQDAVARFQRDYGIAPNGIADSQTLGAITTALAGGQNYGQSYGQSYGQNYGQSYGQSYGQSYGQSYGQSYGQSYGQSYGCSTTTGDICLGERSQRVSVVQQRLQNLGFFNGNVTGYYGPATRDAVTQFQRNYQLETTGSVNFQTWQALGLSNNPNNSTGWNPKQENRYVVVVPISRNETLNEVRQYIPEAFPAESRLGRYVNAGQFRERSQAEELSKWLRSRGLDARVDYF; via the coding sequence ATGGAAAAAATTGGTTTTCTTCAGCTTGTCTCAGCTAACGAGGCATCAGCAAGAAATGAGGATGTTCCTGTCCGAGTTAATTTCGATTTTTTTGCTGAGTTAAATTGGAAAAAACTGTCTAGCGGTGTTGCAATACACCTTTTATCTGTAACACTGACTTTGGCAGTTCTCAGTATAGCGGAGCGTGCCTCAGCACTTGAGAAAGGAAGTAGTGGATCTCAAGTTTCAGAAATCCAAAGGTGTTTGAGCAGATTGGGCTATTATAATGGTCCGGTGACAGGCAATTTTGCTTCCTTAACTGAGAATGCTGTCATTCGGTTCCAGCGAGCAAATGGACTACCAGCTATTGGAGTTGTCGGTCCTAGAACTCAACAATTGCTACAATCTCAGTGTCAAAGTAGAAGACCTAGTGGGAATACTAGCGGTGATCTGCAACCAGGTAGCACAGGTCAAGCCGTCACCAGATTGCAGCAGAATTTGCGGCGTTTAGGTTACTTTAATGGTCCGATAACAGGCTACTTTGGTTCAGAAACACAGCAAGCAGTTATTAGATTCCAGCAAGCGCGTGGAATACGTGCTGATGGTGTTGCCGGTGCCAGAACAAAAGAAGCAATACGTCTGAGTCTTAATAGAAATAATTCCCCTGATAATAATTCCCCAAATGGCATTGGTGGAGATAGCTTGCCTAATGCTTTGAATTTGGGTGACTCAGGTGGTCAAGTAAGAGAATTGCAACAGGATTTGCAGCAGTTGGGCTACTTTAGGGTAAATCCAACTGGCTATTTTGGTCCAACAACCCAAGACGCTGTGGCACGTTTTCAGCGAGATTATGGAATAGCACCCAACGGTATTGCAGACTCACAAACGCTAGGAGCAATAACGACAGCTCTAGCAGGAGGACAAAATTATGGGCAAAGCTATGGGCAAAGTTATGGACAAAATTATGGACAAAGCTATGGACAAAGCTATGGGCAAAGCTATGGACAAAGCTATGGACAAAGCTATGGACAAAGCTATGGGCAAAGCTATGGTTGTTCAACAACAACCGGAGATATTTGTTTAGGTGAGAGGAGTCAACGAGTTAGCGTTGTGCAACAACGTTTGCAGAATTTAGGATTCTTTAACGGTAATGTCACAGGTTACTATGGTCCAGCAACTAGAGATGCTGTCACTCAATTTCAGCGAAACTATCAGCTCGAAACAACTGGGTCTGTCAATTTTCAAACCTGGCAAGCATTAGGGTTAAGCAATAATCCAAACAATTCTACAGGATGGAATCCTAAGCAGGAGAATCGCTATGTCGTGGTCGTACCGATTTCTAGGAACGAGACTTTGAACGAAGTGCGACAGTATATTCCTGAAGCTTTCCCCGCTGAATCTAGACTGGGTCGTTATGTAAATGCTGGACAATTTAGAGAACGCTCACAAGCGGAAGAGTTGTCTAAATGGTTACGTTCGCGTGGGTTAGATGCACGAGTAGATTACTTCTAA
- a CDS encoding TAXI family TRAP transporter solute-binding subunit — MKRRIWFIIPFGIGLIIFLGISLLIFPKEDKCLKIAAGLPGGDSYLFAEKMKSLVDENSSEQEFDLTTFLWSRGSKICLTVLNNPAPPQGTEENLQKLENNDAQLATAQADILVMKDLPTLWSEKSKRVVLDSVAPLKQAQVVTLLFPDMYQLIVRADSNVTNVSDLKNRSVAMPPQKGGQIKSFAFLMQHYGLITKDQQLVRLVEIDEKNGDIKKALCEEKKVDAVFYVRAMGNQKIRELLTDEKCQVRLVSIDQAAAIKIQNPYLEETEIPKGAYRGGENPIPNNGPDNIPDYQKQKMKTVSVQRLLLAHKDVPTKVIHLLTKILYEHQQELVKEMPLAANMSPPNNFEGIGLPIHEGAQVYYDREKPSWWEQNSGVIEIIITLIVSFAIPVVSWIWLRLKQREQRRKNKADDYIREVTVLMDASDGVQAVIEYLNAKESNDTDKLKKLSDVITEKAAKILVVKRIAQLDHSDKLISNDSLKSFSKTWRKVVNAIEKIPENASEEIFHGIPQKAIEILDKSDKRRLHNQFRQKRLHNQLLSLIHGWWQKFFGSISLDELQKIENEKLKANLNETLQNALAPKDTRQTLQEPSQLSQFKESESLEIWRDLDAIFKRAVNALVEERISQESFQSFRVVWQIAVGDVDQDSQGGT; from the coding sequence ATGAAGCGCCGCATATGGTTCATCATTCCATTTGGTATTGGACTGATTATTTTTTTGGGTATTAGTTTGCTTATCTTCCCTAAGGAAGATAAATGTCTAAAGATTGCAGCTGGGCTACCAGGTGGAGACAGTTATCTCTTTGCAGAGAAGATGAAAAGTTTAGTAGATGAAAATTCTTCTGAACAAGAATTTGATTTGACCACCTTTTTGTGGTCGCGAGGCAGCAAGATTTGTCTTACTGTCTTAAACAACCCTGCTCCTCCTCAAGGGACAGAAGAAAACCTGCAAAAGTTAGAAAATAACGACGCACAATTAGCGACGGCACAAGCGGATATTCTGGTGATGAAGGACTTGCCTACCTTGTGGTCAGAGAAAAGTAAGCGTGTGGTTCTAGATTCTGTAGCACCGTTAAAGCAGGCTCAAGTTGTAACCTTGTTATTTCCAGATATGTATCAGTTAATCGTTAGAGCTGATTCTAATGTCACAAATGTCTCTGATTTAAAGAATAGGTCGGTTGCAATGCCACCACAAAAAGGTGGTCAAATCAAGTCCTTTGCATTTCTCATGCAACATTACGGTTTGATAACAAAAGACCAACAGTTAGTCAGACTGGTGGAAATTGATGAGAAAAATGGAGACATAAAAAAAGCCTTGTGCGAAGAAAAAAAAGTTGATGCGGTGTTTTACGTCCGTGCTATGGGCAATCAAAAAATCCGTGAACTCCTCACAGATGAAAAATGTCAGGTGCGGTTAGTGTCAATTGACCAAGCCGCCGCGATAAAAATCCAAAACCCTTATTTGGAAGAAACGGAAATCCCTAAAGGAGCTTACCGAGGCGGAGAAAATCCGATTCCCAACAATGGACCTGACAATATTCCCGACTACCAAAAGCAAAAAATGAAAACGGTGAGTGTGCAGAGATTACTCTTAGCACACAAGGATGTCCCTACAAAAGTGATTCACCTTCTTACTAAGATTCTGTACGAGCATCAACAGGAACTCGTGAAGGAAATGCCGTTGGCAGCCAATATGAGTCCCCCTAACAATTTTGAAGGAATTGGTTTGCCCATCCATGAAGGCGCACAAGTATACTACGACCGGGAAAAACCTTCTTGGTGGGAGCAGAATTCGGGAGTTATAGAGATTATCATAACTCTGATTGTTAGTTTTGCGATTCCCGTGGTTTCTTGGATTTGGTTGCGGTTAAAACAGCGTGAGCAAAGGCGCAAAAATAAAGCTGATGACTATATCCGAGAAGTGACTGTCTTGATGGACGCTTCAGATGGTGTTCAGGCAGTCATTGAATATCTAAATGCTAAGGAATCAAATGACACTGATAAGTTGAAAAAATTGAGTGATGTCATTACTGAAAAAGCTGCCAAAATCTTAGTTGTTAAAAGAATTGCCCAGCTTGATCATAGTGATAAATTGATTTCAAATGATTCGTTGAAGTCTTTTAGCAAAACTTGGCGGAAAGTTGTTAACGCAATTGAAAAGATACCTGAAAACGCATCAGAAGAAATTTTTCATGGGATTCCTCAAAAAGCAATAGAAATTTTAGATAAGTCTGATAAAAGACGTTTGCACAACCAGTTTCGGCAAAAACGTTTGCACAACCAATTATTGTCCTTGATTCATGGCTGGTGGCAAAAATTTTTTGGCTCAATATCTTTAGATGAATTACAAAAAATTGAAAACGAAAAGCTTAAGGCGAACTTAAATGAAACTCTCCAAAATGCCTTAGCTCCTAAAGATACGCGACAAACTTTGCAAGAACCATCTCAGTTATCTCAGTTCAAAGAATCCGAAAGTCTAGAGATCTGGCGAGACTTGGATGCCATTTTCAAGCGAGCCGTTAATGCCTTGGTTGAGGAAAGAATTTCACAAGAATCATTCCAATCGTTTAGGGTAGTTTGGCAGATTGCAGTAGGTGATGTTGATCAGGACAGTCAAGGTGGAACGTGA
- a CDS encoding SH3 domain-containing protein, which produces MIVNVLKYTLGILLAIAILAGSGFATALYFMNRTSAPPTKPIFANDSPSVKGQKPKVPVAKATKAASKPEAKGEASPKPTPTPTTSPKATESPKPLPPGAYQARVTWNQGLIVRAEPNQDAERIGGVGFNSRVIVLQQSEDNTWQKIRLEDGESQQEGWVKAGNTQKVDQEDLQQTEQPEQINQ; this is translated from the coding sequence ATGATTGTTAACGTACTGAAATATACACTAGGAATTTTATTGGCGATCGCTATTTTAGCTGGTAGCGGATTTGCTACTGCTCTGTATTTCATGAATCGAACCTCTGCACCCCCCACCAAACCCATTTTTGCCAATGATAGCCCCTCTGTGAAAGGGCAAAAACCAAAAGTTCCAGTGGCTAAAGCAACCAAAGCAGCTTCTAAACCTGAGGCTAAGGGTGAAGCTTCTCCTAAACCAACCCCCACTCCCACGACATCTCCTAAGGCTACTGAATCCCCGAAGCCGTTACCACCAGGAGCTTATCAAGCGCGTGTCACTTGGAATCAAGGCTTGATTGTGCGAGCAGAACCGAACCAAGATGCTGAACGTATTGGTGGAGTTGGTTTTAATTCAAGAGTTATCGTTTTGCAACAAAGTGAAGATAACACCTGGCAAAAGATTCGCTTAGAAGATGGCGAAAGTCAACAAGAAGGTTGGGTGAAAGCAGGTAATACCCAGAAAGTTGATCAAGAGGATTTGCAGCAGACAGAACAGCCGGAGCAAATAAACCAATAA
- a CDS encoding AAA family ATPase, with amino-acid sequence MSFRDEFKLLLRARYPLIYIPTYEEERVEAAIREEAANQGNRPVYTWDFVDGYQGNPNDAGFGRRNPLQALELVEKLPASAPGVFILRDYHRFLEDVAIARKLRNFARLLKSQPKNIVLLSPRIAIPDDLTEVLTVLEFPLPAAAEIKTEVERLLAGTGNSLSGKILDDLVRSCQGLSMERIRRVLARAIATHGELQPEDVDLVLEEKRQTIRQTQILDFYPATEQISDIGGLDNLKDWLLRRGGAFTERARQYGLPHPRGLMLVGIQGTGKSLTAKAIAHHWHLPLLRLDVGRLFGGLVGESESRTRQMIQVAEALAPCILWIDEIDKAFSGLGSKGDAGTTSRVFGTFITWLAEKTSPVFVVATANDIQALPPEMLRKGRLDEIFFVGLPTQEERKAIFTVHLSRLRAHNLKDYDIDRLAYETPDFSGAEIEQTLIEAMHIGFSQNRDFTTDDILESASQIIPLARTAVEQIQKLQEWAAAGRARLASKHSPLSDSPYMRRGFSGGKPSS; translated from the coding sequence ATGAGCTTCCGTGACGAGTTTAAACTCCTATTACGCGCCCGCTACCCTTTAATCTACATTCCAACTTACGAAGAGGAACGGGTGGAAGCCGCTATCCGCGAAGAAGCAGCGAACCAGGGTAATCGTCCAGTGTATACTTGGGATTTTGTGGATGGTTATCAAGGCAATCCCAACGATGCGGGGTTTGGGCGGCGTAACCCTCTACAAGCTTTGGAATTAGTCGAAAAACTCCCAGCTTCTGCGCCTGGGGTGTTTATTCTGCGAGATTACCATCGTTTTTTAGAAGATGTGGCGATCGCCCGCAAACTCCGCAACTTCGCCCGACTCCTCAAGTCCCAACCGAAAAATATTGTGTTGCTGTCGCCAAGAATTGCTATTCCTGACGACTTAACCGAAGTTCTTACTGTCCTTGAATTTCCTTTACCCGCAGCAGCGGAAATTAAAACGGAAGTGGAACGCTTGTTAGCTGGGACTGGTAACTCCCTTTCTGGTAAAATATTGGATGATTTGGTGCGCTCTTGTCAAGGGCTATCGATGGAACGCATTCGTCGGGTTTTGGCACGCGCAATAGCTACCCACGGGGAACTGCAACCAGAAGACGTGGATCTAGTTTTGGAAGAAAAGCGCCAAACGATTCGCCAAACCCAAATACTCGACTTTTACCCAGCCACTGAGCAAATTTCTGATATCGGCGGACTCGATAACCTGAAAGACTGGCTCCTCCGTCGGGGTGGAGCATTTACCGAAAGGGCGCGACAGTACGGATTACCGCACCCCCGTGGTTTAATGTTGGTGGGAATTCAGGGAACTGGAAAATCGTTAACTGCAAAGGCGATCGCCCATCATTGGCACTTACCTTTGCTGCGTCTGGATGTGGGACGATTGTTTGGGGGTTTGGTGGGTGAGTCGGAATCTCGCACGCGACAAATGATACAAGTCGCCGAAGCTCTTGCTCCCTGCATTTTGTGGATTGATGAGATAGATAAAGCCTTTTCGGGGCTTGGTAGCAAAGGTGATGCGGGAACTACTAGCAGGGTTTTTGGTACATTTATTACATGGTTAGCCGAGAAAACCTCACCTGTGTTTGTTGTTGCTACCGCCAACGATATCCAAGCGCTACCACCAGAAATGCTGCGAAAAGGGCGGTTGGATGAAATTTTCTTTGTTGGTTTGCCGACTCAAGAAGAGAGAAAAGCAATTTTTACTGTGCATTTATCTCGACTGCGTGCCCATAACTTAAAAGATTACGATATCGATAGGTTAGCTTATGAAACGCCTGATTTTTCAGGAGCAGAAATAGAGCAAACTTTGATTGAAGCAATGCACATCGGGTTTAGTCAAAATCGGGACTTCACCACCGATGACATTTTAGAATCCGCCAGTCAGATTATACCTTTAGCACGAACCGCCGTCGAGCAAATTCAAAAACTGCAAGAATGGGCGGCGGCTGGTAGAGCGCGTCTGGCTTCCAAACACAGTCCTTTGAGCGATAGCCCGTATATGCGAAGAGGGTTTTCTGGAGGAAAACCCTCTTCCTGA
- a CDS encoding Uma2 family endonuclease — protein MTSTTTQHLLTFEEYLAYKDDTDNRYELVDGRLELMNPPTFRHILIAKFIEGQLDGEIRRLGLPWLCFREAGIRTGWRKSRLADVCVVAAEQVTDMLDESAVCQTPPLLTVEIISPESIKRDYRYKRSEYAALEIPEYWIVDPLEGKVTVLLLEEGLYEESVFTGKQCIASRTFPELTLSVEQVLAAGKVGE, from the coding sequence ATGACATCCACTACTACCCAACATTTGCTCACCTTTGAGGAATATCTCGCTTATAAGGATGATACTGATAACCGCTATGAACTGGTGGACGGTAGGTTAGAACTGATGAATCCACCAACGTTCAGGCATATTTTGATTGCTAAGTTTATTGAAGGACAGTTGGATGGAGAAATTCGCCGTCTTGGCTTACCTTGGCTGTGCTTTCGGGAGGCTGGGATTAGAACAGGATGGCGCAAGTCGAGACTAGCGGACGTTTGTGTCGTGGCTGCGGAACAAGTGACAGATATGCTGGATGAATCTGCTGTTTGTCAAACGCCACCACTGCTGACTGTGGAGATCATCAGCCCAGAGTCTATCAAACGCGACTATCGCTATAAGCGTTCTGAATATGCTGCTTTGGAAATTCCAGAGTACTGGATAGTAGATCCCCTAGAAGGAAAAGTGACAGTCCTGTTGTTGGAAGAAGGACTGTATGAAGAATCTGTTTTTACAGGTAAGCAGTGCATCGCCTCTCGCACTTTCCCAGAGTTGACTCTTTCCGTAGAACAAGTTTTAGCAGCAGGTAAGGTTGGTGAATGA
- a CDS encoding P-loop NTPase fold protein, whose amino-acid sequence MDKSLLERFRKAYQSLELFPLITARQIEAFRVDFANDTIARLEQAVEDAPPNGKLIFAGHRGCGKSTLLAKFAKKMMQQGYFVAFFSVADLIEMSDVNHVNILYAIALTLLTKATENGVQISKETEKTLREWFTTTQTETVTKDLKSELGLGGEWLKLITAKLKNEATFREEIKKTYERKVSELARKADEIASIIQADTKKEVLVVIDDLDKLDLGLVEDIYKNNINSLFLPKFRIVFTIPISAIRNNELLAVLQSLVSRPLLMAVCKFFKPEDIHKQDGVPKEKFVNLFLEILKRRIPEELIEPETARKIVLKSGGVVRELVRIARECCSQCLLLIRSEPERTDIKINDEILQLAVKDLRNEFARPLGENLYSILVTTYENLTPKDAKSEEFLSLLHGLYVLEYENDDLWYDVHPIVVDLLKRKKLIAE is encoded by the coding sequence ATGGACAAATCTTTGCTGGAAAGATTTCGCAAAGCATATCAATCTCTAGAACTCTTTCCGCTGATCACTGCAAGACAGATTGAAGCGTTTCGAGTTGATTTTGCCAATGATACAATCGCCCGCTTAGAGCAAGCCGTCGAAGATGCACCTCCCAACGGTAAGCTTATTTTTGCAGGACACCGAGGTTGTGGCAAGTCTACTTTGCTAGCGAAATTTGCCAAAAAGATGATGCAACAAGGATATTTTGTTGCCTTCTTTTCTGTTGCTGATTTGATTGAAATGTCTGATGTTAATCACGTTAATATCTTGTATGCCATTGCTTTGACTCTGCTAACTAAAGCAACAGAAAACGGAGTCCAAATATCCAAAGAAACCGAAAAAACTTTACGAGAATGGTTTACCACTACGCAAACAGAAACAGTCACCAAAGATTTGAAATCTGAGCTAGGACTGGGTGGTGAGTGGCTCAAACTTATCACCGCCAAGTTGAAAAACGAAGCCACATTTCGGGAAGAAATTAAAAAAACTTACGAACGCAAAGTTTCTGAACTTGCTCGTAAAGCTGATGAAATTGCCTCTATCATTCAAGCTGATACAAAAAAGGAAGTTTTGGTAGTCATTGATGACTTAGACAAACTTGATTTAGGTTTGGTTGAGGATATTTACAAAAATAATATCAATTCTTTATTTTTACCGAAATTTAGGATAGTTTTTACCATTCCTATTTCAGCAATCCGCAACAATGAGTTACTTGCGGTTTTACAATCACTCGTATCGCGTCCTCTGTTAATGGCAGTTTGTAAATTTTTTAAACCAGAAGATATTCACAAACAAGACGGAGTCCCGAAGGAAAAATTTGTAAATTTGTTTCTGGAAATCCTTAAAAGGCGCATACCAGAAGAATTAATTGAACCAGAAACCGCCAGAAAAATTGTTCTTAAAAGTGGTGGTGTGGTACGTGAATTAGTGCGAATTGCTAGAGAATGTTGTTCTCAATGTTTACTATTAATTCGTTCGGAACCAGAGCGAACCGATATTAAAATTAATGATGAAATTCTCCAATTAGCAGTCAAGGATTTGCGGAATGAGTTTGCTCGTCCTTTGGGTGAGAATTTGTATAGCATATTAGTAACGACCTACGAAAACCTCACACCAAAAGATGCCAAAAGTGAGGAATTTCTCTCGCTGCTGCACGGACTGTATGTACTAGAATATGAAAACGATGATTTGTGGTACGACGTCCATCCGATTGTGGTGGATCTACTCAAGCGCAAGAAGTTGATTGCAGAATGA